Proteins encoded together in one Bacillota bacterium window:
- a CDS encoding ABC transporter substrate-binding protein, with translation MEARWAGRRRGVWLVALLAVVLGVALVATSCTRSAGPPQAQQTRLTRVDLYGDPENLDPILKDKITALVLNSAIFEQLLNYDVVQKKLTPELATDWTVSPDGLTYTFKLRQGARFHNGREIKADDVKYSFERLLNPDNMSPLSSTLASIKGAKDFAEKKATEVAGIKVTGPYSLTIELAEPDPTFLLRLTNICCSVVPKEEVQKLGADFGMKPVGSGPYRFDSWVKDSKVVLVANKDHWAGPPKTDVIETLIVKEAATRDAMFAAGQIDYMLLGDPQYLKYKNDPKWANNLVEVPELYTRHIAFNCQKPPFDNKLVRQAINYAIDRKTLVETLLQGKAYPATGLFPPSLMGYDPALKGYPYDPEKAKALLKEAGYPKGFEFEVLCTSHPAWGSPAVEAIQPYLEAVGIKVNPVQVEWGVMIDRANAGDFQAYMYSVCGAVHPYDWLLLFHSKSFGGAGNRVRYSNSEVDRLVDQMKATTDEGEMIRLAREAEKIIVDDAPWWFFNYNKAVIVHQPWVKGLIPNPVDMDYQPLDKLSVEGKP, from the coding sequence ATGGAGGCACGGTGGGCGGGAAGACGCCGGGGGGTGTGGCTGGTCGCCCTCCTGGCTGTGGTTCTAGGTGTGGCGCTGGTGGCCACCTCTTGTACCAGGTCGGCCGGTCCGCCCCAGGCACAGCAGACCAGGCTGACCCGTGTCGACCTCTACGGTGACCCTGAGAATCTGGATCCCATCCTCAAGGACAAGATCACGGCCCTGGTGCTGAATTCGGCCATTTTCGAGCAACTGCTCAACTACGACGTGGTGCAGAAGAAACTCACCCCGGAGCTGGCCACAGACTGGACCGTGAGCCCTGACGGGCTAACCTACACCTTCAAGCTGCGTCAGGGGGCAAGGTTCCACAACGGCCGGGAGATAAAGGCCGACGACGTCAAGTACTCGTTCGAGCGCCTGCTGAATCCGGATAACATGTCGCCACTGTCTTCAACCCTGGCGTCCATCAAGGGAGCCAAGGATTTCGCGGAGAAGAAGGCAACCGAGGTTGCCGGCATCAAAGTGACCGGCCCGTACAGCCTTACTATCGAGCTGGCCGAGCCCGATCCTACATTCCTCCTCCGGCTCACCAACATCTGCTGTTCCGTAGTCCCCAAGGAGGAAGTCCAGAAGCTGGGGGCCGACTTCGGCATGAAGCCGGTCGGAAGCGGGCCTTACAGGTTCGACTCATGGGTCAAGGACTCCAAGGTGGTGCTGGTGGCGAACAAGGACCACTGGGCCGGCCCCCCCAAGACTGATGTCATCGAGACCCTGATCGTCAAGGAGGCTGCCACCCGCGATGCCATGTTCGCCGCCGGGCAGATCGACTACATGCTGCTCGGGGATCCCCAATACCTCAAGTACAAGAACGACCCCAAGTGGGCAAACAACCTGGTGGAAGTACCCGAGTTGTATACCCGGCACATCGCCTTCAACTGCCAGAAGCCTCCCTTCGACAACAAGCTGGTGCGGCAGGCTATCAATTACGCCATTGACCGCAAGACTCTGGTAGAGACTCTGCTGCAGGGGAAGGCATATCCGGCCACCGGGCTCTTCCCTCCCTCGCTCATGGGATACGACCCGGCCCTCAAGGGCTACCCCTACGATCCAGAGAAGGCCAAGGCCCTGCTGAAAGAGGCGGGATACCCCAAAGGTTTCGAATTTGAAGTCCTGTGCACCTCTCACCCTGCCTGGGGTTCGCCGGCGGTGGAAGCCATCCAGCCTTACCTGGAGGCGGTGGGAATCAAGGTCAACCCGGTCCAGGTGGAGTGGGGGGTCATGATCGACCGCGCCAATGCCGGGGACTTCCAGGCCTATATGTACTCTGTGTGCGGAGCCGTGCACCCCTACGACTGGCTGCTGCTATTCCACAGCAAGTCCTTCGGAGGCGCCGGCAACCGCGTGCGCTACAGTAACTCCGAGGTTGACCGGCTGGTGGACCAGATGAAGGCGACGACGGACGAAGGGGAGATGATCCGGCTGGCCCGGGAGGCCGAGAAGATCATCGTGGACGATGCGCCCTGGTGGTTCTTCAACTACAACAAGGCGGTGATCGTCCACCAGCCCTGGGTCAAGGGCCTCATCCCCAACCCCGTCGACATGGACTACCAGCCCCTCGACAAGCTCTCCGTGGAGGGCAAACCATGA
- a CDS encoding aspartate/glutamate racemase family protein: MRILLATPVLGANLAGWQEYVTRLGLPGSVSVECWGLEEGPRAVETLYDEGEAAHYLVKGTLDRCGREPVVDAVVINCFGDPGLHPLRELLDIPVVGAGEAAWLLACSLGWRIGHVSILNNSVSHAHMRAAQLGTAHRLAASIPVPMGVLELGADRERTVAAMVACAQEAINRHAADVIVLGCTGMYAYVHAVREQVPAPVVEPTEAGLWLAVTQARIGFRYCRRWLYMPAQPPAGIPKG, from the coding sequence GTGAGGATCCTCCTGGCGACGCCCGTCCTCGGGGCTAACCTGGCGGGCTGGCAAGAGTATGTGACGCGCCTCGGTCTCCCCGGGTCAGTATCGGTGGAGTGCTGGGGCCTGGAGGAAGGACCGCGGGCAGTGGAAACCCTCTACGACGAGGGAGAGGCCGCCCACTACCTGGTGAAAGGAACACTCGATCGCTGCGGCCGGGAACCGGTGGTGGATGCCGTGGTGATCAACTGCTTCGGCGATCCCGGCCTGCACCCCCTGCGGGAGCTCCTGGACATCCCCGTGGTGGGGGCGGGGGAGGCAGCCTGGCTGCTGGCCTGCTCGCTGGGGTGGCGGATCGGACATGTCTCCATTCTGAACAACTCGGTCTCCCATGCCCACATGCGGGCCGCCCAGCTGGGCACAGCCCATCGCCTTGCCGCCAGCATTCCCGTCCCCATGGGCGTGCTGGAACTGGGGGCAGATCGGGAAAGGACGGTGGCGGCCATGGTGGCGTGCGCTCAGGAGGCCATCAACCGCCACGCCGCCGACGTGATCGTCCTGGGATGCACCGGGATGTACGCGTACGTCCACGCGGTGCGTGAACAGGTGCCCGCCCCCGTCGTGGAGCCGACGGAGGCCGGGCTATGGCTGGCGGTAACGCAGGCTCGTATCGGGTTCCGGTACTGCCGCAGGTGGCTCTACATGCCCGCGCAGCCCCCGGCGGGGATCCCTAAGGGCTGA
- a CDS encoding MFS transporter: protein MRTAGYRYFVVRYVLAVGAVEFFAFKMLDPFYLQFLTTERGIGLTPGQFATFVALGGWVTMALDYLTGAVADRAGRRATWAAALFVYAGAMFWLSRAMTFRQALTVPILQGISWALSSGSREAWLYDHAGQDGTRRAMAALYLYSVPLTLAGAGMATWLGTRANIRAPIALTGAIILGVGLLVLTFPENYGSRARRWREVLASGLGQFRSSRVLQLLALQSFFMTLPIWINSAWWLTFVVEEWHVNPARVALSFGITATAAAGAGLILSRMKVTRYRALLVYPTAAAAAAYLLMALATVPAVFVCLVVVAVASSYFRSTGIALLRNEHIREERATALSFLSTLEGAFWVVGPLLWGVLIGRAGMRVSFVVASICCVASMGLLLLAMRAHASMGRLDE, encoded by the coding sequence ATGAGGACGGCCGGATACCGGTACTTCGTGGTGAGGTACGTGCTGGCCGTGGGGGCGGTCGAGTTCTTTGCCTTCAAGATGCTGGACCCTTTCTACCTGCAGTTCCTCACCACGGAGCGGGGCATCGGGCTCACTCCCGGCCAGTTCGCCACCTTTGTGGCCCTGGGCGGCTGGGTCACCATGGCCCTCGATTACCTGACCGGTGCCGTGGCCGACAGGGCGGGGCGTCGTGCCACCTGGGCGGCGGCCCTCTTCGTTTACGCGGGTGCCATGTTCTGGCTGAGCCGCGCCATGACCTTCCGCCAGGCACTGACGGTCCCCATCCTGCAGGGGATTTCCTGGGCGCTGTCGAGCGGGTCCCGGGAAGCGTGGCTGTACGACCATGCCGGGCAGGACGGTACCCGGCGGGCGATGGCGGCCCTGTACCTTTACTCGGTGCCCCTGACCCTGGCGGGTGCGGGGATGGCGACCTGGCTGGGGACGCGCGCGAACATCAGGGCTCCCATTGCCCTTACCGGGGCGATCATCCTGGGTGTGGGCCTGCTCGTGTTGACCTTTCCCGAGAACTACGGATCCCGGGCGCGGCGGTGGCGGGAGGTGCTAGCGAGCGGGCTGGGTCAGTTCAGGTCGAGCCGGGTGCTGCAGCTTCTGGCCCTGCAGAGCTTCTTCATGACGCTGCCCATCTGGATTAACAGTGCCTGGTGGCTGACGTTTGTGGTGGAGGAGTGGCACGTCAATCCGGCCCGGGTGGCCCTGTCCTTCGGGATCACGGCCACGGCGGCGGCGGGCGCCGGGCTGATTCTCTCTCGCATGAAGGTCACCCGTTACCGGGCCCTGCTGGTCTATCCGACTGCGGCTGCTGCTGCCGCTTACCTGCTCATGGCCCTCGCCACCGTACCCGCCGTCTTCGTATGCCTGGTGGTGGTGGCGGTGGCGAGCAGCTATTTCCGCAGCACCGGGATCGCCCTCCTGCGCAACGAGCACATCAGAGAAGAGAGAGCCACGGCCCTATCCTTCCTGAGCACCCTGGAGGGTGCCTTCTGGGTGGTGGGACCCCTCCTCTGGGGAGTGCTCATCGGGCGAGCGGGAATGCGGGTCTCGTTCGTCGTGGCCAGTATCTGCTGCGTGGCCTCGATGGGGCTCCTGCTCCTGGCCATGAGAGCCCATGCCTCCATGGGCAGGCTGGATGAGTGA
- a CDS encoding PucR family transcriptional regulator ligand-binding domain-containing protein produces the protein MVRQDMGRPTCKYQPEKPARHGAGKAGGAMPLSVREALTLGVLRRAVLLTGERGLDRPVEWVEVLETPDGARWVRPRSLVLTTFYALKDDPGAQRTAVDQLISVGASGLAVALRPGVRLATEVWLPPAEAADFPVVQLPPDVAYWQVMVPVIEAVVAGRPRPAESGVGFGPTPGAIGGFQGGRSLQDLVEELSLLLGGRPAAVAAQDRSILASTVPMAATLRHDLAVALAQGEFQAGNPRGWRVTAGGGGAWGDCWAYPISVEHRLLGFLLLGFGEAPAGGDALAVEHGIASVALALANHRATAEAAWRMQSELLVQLLSGEVKEDEKLEPDAAALGWSLRGSRVAVVIELHLHPGTGLAERVELMRTAAEAVSGAFLERTGEKRAPAGSFEGTVVSFPAVIPSRRGGEGGDLEREQAAGTVIMQALKHTVGVPFQCGIGPPFQGVAQLRHSWSRARLALDIGKTIHPERELHFWDEIDLFHIASLVADTDAARELHTRIVKPLADHDALRHGKLLPTLEALITAGGNRTVAARQLYLHRGTVKYRIERMADLLGFDPLAPRMLPKVALALALWRLGYHPFDQTAQE, from the coding sequence ATGGTCAGGCAGGACATGGGTCGGCCCACGTGTAAATACCAGCCGGAGAAGCCTGCCCGCCACGGAGCCGGGAAGGCGGGAGGTGCCATGCCGCTATCGGTACGTGAAGCACTCACCCTGGGTGTACTGAGACGTGCGGTCCTGTTGACGGGGGAGCGGGGCCTGGACAGACCGGTCGAGTGGGTCGAGGTCCTGGAGACACCCGATGGCGCACGGTGGGTCCGCCCGCGCTCCCTGGTGCTGACGACCTTTTACGCTCTGAAGGACGACCCGGGGGCACAGCGTACCGCGGTCGATCAACTCATCTCGGTCGGTGCGTCGGGGCTGGCGGTGGCGCTCAGGCCGGGGGTCAGACTCGCCACCGAGGTCTGGCTGCCGCCAGCCGAGGCAGCCGACTTCCCCGTCGTACAACTACCGCCGGACGTGGCGTACTGGCAGGTGATGGTCCCTGTCATCGAAGCGGTAGTGGCAGGCCGCCCGCGCCCGGCCGAAAGCGGGGTCGGCTTCGGCCCGACTCCCGGAGCGATCGGAGGCTTCCAGGGCGGGCGCAGCCTGCAGGATCTGGTAGAGGAGCTGTCCCTGTTGCTGGGCGGACGGCCGGCCGCCGTCGCCGCGCAGGACCGCAGCATCCTCGCGTCCACCGTTCCCATGGCAGCCACCCTGCGTCACGACCTCGCGGTCGCTCTGGCGCAGGGAGAATTCCAGGCAGGGAACCCGAGGGGCTGGCGTGTTACCGCTGGCGGTGGCGGAGCGTGGGGGGACTGCTGGGCCTACCCCATCTCGGTGGAGCACCGGTTACTCGGGTTTCTTCTCTTGGGGTTCGGCGAAGCGCCAGCCGGTGGGGACGCTCTCGCGGTCGAGCACGGGATAGCGTCGGTTGCCCTGGCGCTTGCCAACCACCGGGCTACGGCGGAAGCGGCCTGGCGGATGCAAAGCGAGCTCCTCGTACAGCTCCTATCCGGCGAGGTCAAGGAGGACGAAAAACTGGAGCCCGATGCCGCCGCTCTCGGCTGGTCGCTGCGGGGCTCAAGGGTGGCGGTCGTCATTGAGCTCCACCTTCACCCTGGTACTGGGCTCGCAGAGAGGGTGGAGCTCATGCGGACAGCCGCAGAGGCCGTGTCCGGTGCCTTCCTGGAGAGGACCGGGGAGAAACGCGCACCGGCAGGGAGTTTCGAGGGAACGGTAGTATCTTTTCCGGCCGTCATACCCTCCCGCCGGGGAGGGGAAGGAGGCGATCTGGAGCGGGAGCAGGCCGCCGGCACCGTCATCATGCAAGCACTCAAGCACACTGTCGGTGTGCCCTTCCAGTGCGGTATCGGCCCACCCTTTCAGGGCGTTGCGCAGCTCAGGCACAGCTGGTCTCGCGCGCGGCTCGCTCTGGACATCGGGAAGACGATCCACCCCGAAAGGGAACTGCACTTCTGGGATGAAATCGATCTCTTCCACATCGCTTCCCTGGTGGCTGACACGGACGCAGCCAGGGAACTGCACACCCGGATCGTAAAGCCGCTGGCCGATCACGATGCGCTCCGCCACGGGAAGCTGCTGCCCACACTGGAGGCGCTGATCACGGCGGGAGGAAACCGCACCGTGGCAGCCCGCCAGCTATACCTGCACAGGGGTACCGTGAAATACCGCATCGAGCGGATGGCAGATCTCCTGGGATTTGACCCTCTGGCTCCGCGCATGTTGCCCAAGGTGGCCCTGGCCCTGGCGCTCTGGCGCCTGGGATATCACCCCTTTGACCAAACTGCGCAAGAATAA
- the nifV gene encoding homocitrate synthase, with the protein MSGRRIFVVDTTLRDGEQTAGVVFTPREKEYIACLLDDLGVDEIEAGVPVMEGAEKEAVRTIAHLGLRARVMAWNRALPEDLRHSLDCGAPAVALSISASDIQIEKKLRTTRRWVLDTMARTTEMAKKQGLYVSVSAEDASRADPAFLVEFARTARDAGADRLRFCDTVGLMHPLAVHEAVGRLLQGVPGLPVEMHTHNDLGLATANALAGVMAGASFVGVTVGGLGERAGNAALEEVVMGLKHLLGYETGVDTRYLARVAEYVGAAAGRPVPPGKSVVGPGVFAHESGIHVDGVLKDPSTYEPFDPGEVGLVRRLVVGKHSGAAAVLDCLRRSGIEADGALIPELLARVRQCAIDLKRSLQDWELARLYRKLQE; encoded by the coding sequence GTGAGTGGCAGACGCATCTTCGTGGTGGATACCACCCTGCGCGATGGGGAGCAGACCGCAGGCGTAGTGTTCACGCCGAGGGAGAAGGAGTACATCGCGTGCCTGCTCGACGATCTGGGAGTGGACGAGATCGAGGCTGGCGTCCCGGTCATGGAGGGAGCCGAGAAGGAAGCGGTGCGCACGATCGCGCACCTGGGTCTCAGGGCCAGGGTTATGGCGTGGAACCGCGCGCTACCGGAGGACCTGCGGCACTCCCTTGACTGCGGTGCCCCCGCGGTGGCCCTCTCCATCTCCGCTTCCGACATCCAGATTGAGAAGAAGCTGAGGACGACGCGGCGGTGGGTCCTGGACACCATGGCGCGCACCACGGAGATGGCCAAGAAGCAGGGGCTATACGTGTCCGTGAGCGCCGAAGATGCCTCGCGGGCCGACCCGGCATTCCTGGTGGAGTTCGCCAGGACGGCGCGGGATGCGGGGGCGGACCGCCTCCGCTTCTGCGATACGGTGGGCCTGATGCATCCTCTCGCAGTGCACGAGGCGGTCGGCCGCTTGCTGCAGGGGGTACCCGGGTTGCCCGTGGAGATGCACACCCACAACGATCTGGGACTGGCCACCGCCAACGCATTGGCCGGAGTCATGGCGGGAGCGTCGTTCGTGGGCGTGACGGTGGGGGGATTGGGTGAGAGAGCCGGGAATGCAGCCCTGGAAGAAGTGGTGATGGGGCTCAAGCACCTGCTGGGGTATGAGACGGGCGTTGACACCCGGTACCTGGCCCGGGTGGCTGAATACGTGGGTGCGGCCGCGGGCAGGCCGGTACCCCCTGGCAAGTCCGTGGTGGGGCCTGGTGTGTTCGCACACGAGTCGGGCATCCATGTGGATGGTGTCCTGAAGGATCCCAGCACATACGAGCCCTTTGATCCGGGCGAGGTGGGGCTGGTCCGTCGCCTGGTGGTGGGCAAGCACTCGGGAGCGGCCGCCGTCCTGGATTGCCTGCGCAGGTCCGGCATCGAGGCGGACGGCGCCCTGATCCCGGAGCTCCTGGCCCGCGTCCGCCAGTGTGCTATCGATCTCAAGCGCTCACTGCAGGATTGGGAGCTGGCCCGCCTGTACCGAAAGTTGCAAGAGTAG
- a CDS encoding ABC transporter permease: protein MTRYVWRRLLMLVPLLVGITLVTFVLMNVIPGDPTISLMDPKRGQLDPQAAERIRERWGLNDPTYLQYLKFLFNAVRGDLGFSFRFNQPVTRIILERFPATLELGAAALAVATTIGVPGGIAAAVRQGGWIDASLMGFCVAGVSMPVFWLGLLLMYLFAVKLGALPAGGYGSPAFLVLPSVTLGLSSMAMLSRMTRSAMLEVLRQDYIRTARSKGLAERVVIYKHALRNALVPMVTVMGVQAGWLLTGAVITENVFGWPGVGRLLVDCIGQRDLPVVQGCVLFTVGMFALVNLAVDVLYAYIDPRIRVEG, encoded by the coding sequence CTGACAAGGTACGTATGGCGCCGCCTGCTGATGCTGGTTCCGCTGCTGGTGGGAATCACCCTGGTCACTTTCGTGCTCATGAACGTGATACCCGGGGATCCCACCATCAGCCTGATGGATCCTAAGCGCGGCCAGTTGGATCCCCAGGCGGCCGAGCGTATCCGGGAGCGGTGGGGGCTCAACGACCCCACCTACCTGCAGTACCTCAAGTTCCTGTTCAACGCCGTGCGGGGAGACCTGGGCTTTTCCTTCCGCTTCAATCAGCCCGTCACCCGGATCATCCTGGAGCGCTTTCCGGCGACGCTTGAGCTGGGTGCTGCGGCTCTGGCGGTCGCCACGACCATAGGCGTCCCGGGTGGCATCGCGGCCGCTGTGCGCCAGGGGGGCTGGATCGATGCCTCCCTGATGGGATTCTGCGTGGCAGGCGTATCCATGCCCGTGTTCTGGCTGGGCTTGCTGCTCATGTATCTTTTCGCGGTGAAGCTGGGCGCGCTCCCGGCGGGAGGGTACGGGTCTCCTGCCTTCCTGGTGCTGCCCAGCGTGACCCTGGGCCTTTCGTCCATGGCCATGCTCTCCCGCATGACCCGTTCTGCCATGCTGGAAGTGCTCCGCCAGGACTACATCCGCACCGCGCGGTCAAAGGGACTGGCGGAGCGCGTGGTGATATACAAGCACGCCCTGCGGAACGCCCTGGTTCCCATGGTGACCGTCATGGGTGTACAGGCGGGATGGCTCCTCACCGGCGCCGTGATCACGGAGAACGTGTTCGGATGGCCGGGGGTGGGCAGGCTGCTGGTGGACTGCATCGGCCAGCGAGACCTGCCCGTGGTGCAGGGGTGCGTATTGTTCACGGTGGGCATGTTTGCGCTGGTGAACCTGGCGGTGGATGTACTGTATGCGTACATCGACCCCCGCATTCGAGTAGAGGGCTGA
- a CDS encoding DUF1848 domain-containing protein, whose protein sequence is MIISASRRTDIPRFHTPWFLERVRAGYCVYPNPLDPRRQVRVSLRPEDVDVIVFWSKDPAPLLSVLPELAARGYRFYLHFTVNGYPPFLEPGVRPLPEILDAFARLADAVSPDRVIWRYDPIVLSDATPPDYHRRQFEGLAARLAGHTRRVVVSVFDDYRRAGAMLRRAARRASVRLDLSGPGTPVMDSLLADLAAISRSNGLDISSCAELQDLTPLGIRPGKCIDDGFIRGTFGIRVSGRKDPGQRPACRCVESRDIGTYGTCRHGCTYCYATGFARGKARGHEEAGEGAGRVRCADPADGVAGSAG, encoded by the coding sequence GTGATCATCAGTGCCAGCAGGCGAACCGATATCCCGCGATTCCACACCCCCTGGTTCCTGGAGCGGGTGCGGGCCGGGTACTGTGTTTATCCCAATCCCCTTGATCCCCGGCGGCAGGTGCGGGTTTCCTTGCGGCCGGAGGACGTGGACGTGATCGTCTTCTGGAGCAAGGACCCGGCTCCTCTCCTGTCGGTGCTCCCGGAGCTGGCGGCGCGAGGCTACCGGTTCTACCTCCATTTCACGGTGAACGGGTATCCGCCCTTTCTCGAGCCCGGGGTCCGTCCCCTCCCCGAGATCCTGGACGCCTTCGCCCGCCTGGCGGATGCGGTGTCCCCCGACCGGGTGATCTGGCGATACGATCCCATCGTGTTGAGTGATGCCACGCCACCGGATTACCACCGCAGGCAATTTGAGGGCCTTGCCGCCCGGCTGGCCGGCCACACCCGGCGCGTGGTGGTCAGCGTGTTCGACGACTACCGGCGTGCGGGGGCGATGCTGCGCCGGGCGGCCCGCCGGGCGTCTGTGCGCCTGGACCTCTCGGGCCCCGGCACTCCGGTCATGGATAGCCTCCTTGCCGATCTGGCCGCCATATCCCGGTCAAACGGCCTGGACATCTCCAGCTGCGCCGAGCTCCAAGACCTCACCCCTCTGGGCATCCGGCCCGGGAAGTGCATCGACGACGGATTCATCCGGGGTACCTTCGGTATCCGGGTGAGCGGCCGGAAAGACCCCGGACAGCGTCCAGCCTGCCGGTGCGTGGAGAGCCGCGACATAGGGACGTACGGCACCTGCCGCCACGGTTGTACGTACTGTTACGCCACCGGTTTTGCCAGAGGGAAAGCACGGGGGCACGAAGAAGCTGGTGAAGGGGCAGGGCGGGTCAGATGTGCTGACCCGGCGGACGGGGTGGCAGGAAGTGCCGGCTGA
- a CDS encoding ABC transporter permease: MRIVHGGHVCAGEPGGGCTVCVHRPPHSSRGLREGEATLLGRELWRHRSFRIGAILVGVVLLAALFAPWLAPYDPIKYFDNRSALHSPSRQFPLGTDNIGRDQLSRLLFGARISLTVGVAVETVAVSAGTVAGLLAGYFGGRVDEVVSWVVNLTFAFPGLLLAIATMAVLGPGLTNVIVALALVSWPGMARLVRGEALRVREQEFVTAARALGARDALILVRHVLPNCVAPLLVAATLGMAGAILDESALSFLGLGVQPPHPSWGSMLGRGRDYLWAAPWLTTFPGMCIAVTILGLNLLGDGLRDVLDPRMRGSK; encoded by the coding sequence GTGCGTATTGTTCACGGTGGGCATGTTTGCGCTGGTGAACCTGGCGGTGGATGTACTGTATGCGTACATCGACCCCCGCATTCGAGTAGAGGGCTGAGGGAGGGAGAGGCGACGCTGCTGGGCAGGGAACTGTGGCGCCACCGGTCGTTCCGGATCGGGGCCATACTGGTGGGAGTGGTGCTGCTGGCTGCCCTCTTCGCCCCCTGGCTGGCCCCGTACGATCCCATCAAGTACTTCGATAACCGCAGCGCCCTGCACTCGCCCAGCCGTCAGTTTCCCCTGGGGACCGACAACATAGGCCGTGATCAGTTGAGTCGCCTTCTGTTCGGCGCGCGCATTTCGCTTACCGTGGGGGTAGCGGTGGAGACGGTAGCCGTTTCCGCCGGGACCGTCGCGGGCTTGCTGGCCGGGTACTTCGGGGGCCGGGTAGACGAAGTGGTGAGCTGGGTGGTTAACCTCACCTTCGCGTTCCCCGGGCTGTTGCTGGCCATCGCCACCATGGCGGTCCTGGGGCCAGGGCTCACCAACGTGATCGTGGCCCTGGCGCTGGTGAGCTGGCCGGGCATGGCGAGGCTGGTGCGGGGAGAGGCCCTGCGCGTGCGGGAGCAAGAATTCGTCACGGCGGCGCGAGCGCTGGGAGCCAGGGATGCCCTGATATTGGTGCGCCACGTGCTCCCCAACTGCGTCGCCCCCCTGCTGGTGGCAGCCACGCTGGGCATGGCAGGGGCCATTCTGGACGAATCCGCCCTCAGCTTCCTGGGCCTGGGGGTACAGCCCCCGCACCCGAGCTGGGGTTCCATGTTGGGGAGGGGCCGGGACTACCTCTGGGCCGCCCCCTGGTTGACCACCTTTCCCGGTATGTGCATTGCGGTGACCATCCTGGGCCTCAATCTCCTGGGAGACGGCCTCCGCGATGTCCTCGACCCGCGCATGCGCGGTTCCAAGTGA
- a CDS encoding LD-carboxypeptidase gives MALKGKILRPGDTIALVSPASPVHPDAHVSIEMLELARKRLHDMGFRTMLSPNALKLRGYLAGRDEERAADLMWAFQNPEVDGIVCIQGGYGTPRILPLLDYGTIAHHPKVFVGYSDITAIHCAVAGLAGLVTFHGPMAGYDMSKEFTYTREWFERAVTRPEPLGELRNPPEGPPLQTICPGRVTAPLTGGNLSLLVTTLGTPYELDTAGKILLFEDVGEVPYRFDRMLTHLKLAGKLDAAAGFIIAECVDCVPGNTKRPMLTLREIIGDLIEPLGKPAIYGLAAGHGERRLTLPLGVRVTLAASNCSVIVEESGVRT, from the coding sequence ATGGCACTGAAAGGGAAGATCCTGCGCCCCGGAGACACCATAGCGCTGGTGTCGCCCGCATCCCCGGTGCACCCCGATGCCCATGTCTCCATTGAAATGCTGGAACTGGCGAGAAAGCGCCTGCATGACATGGGATTCCGCACCATGCTCTCGCCCAATGCCCTCAAGCTGCGGGGGTACCTGGCAGGCCGGGACGAGGAGAGGGCGGCGGACCTGATGTGGGCCTTCCAGAACCCCGAGGTGGACGGCATCGTGTGCATCCAGGGCGGTTACGGGACACCCAGGATCCTCCCCCTGCTGGACTACGGGACCATAGCGCACCACCCCAAGGTATTCGTGGGATACAGCGATATCACCGCCATCCACTGCGCGGTGGCCGGGTTGGCGGGGCTGGTCACCTTTCACGGGCCCATGGCCGGTTACGACATGAGCAAGGAATTCACCTACACCAGGGAATGGTTCGAGCGAGCGGTGACCCGGCCCGAACCCCTGGGGGAACTGAGGAACCCGCCCGAGGGACCACCCCTGCAAACCATATGCCCCGGCCGGGTTACCGCCCCACTCACCGGAGGGAATCTCTCCCTTCTCGTGACCACGCTGGGCACTCCGTATGAGTTGGACACGGCCGGCAAGATCCTGCTCTTCGAAGACGTGGGTGAGGTGCCGTACCGCTTCGACCGCATGCTCACCCACCTCAAGCTGGCAGGGAAGCTGGATGCCGCAGCCGGATTCATCATCGCTGAATGCGTAGACTGCGTACCGGGCAACACCAAACGCCCCATGCTCACCCTGCGGGAGATCATCGGCGACCTCATCGAACCCCTGGGCAAGCCCGCCATTTACGGGCTGGCGGCCGGCCACGGCGAACGGCGCCTGACCCTTCCCCTGGGCGTGCGGGTGACCCTTGCCGCCTCGAACTGCTCTGTGATCGTGGAGGAAAGCGGGGTACGGACGTGA